A region of Anolis carolinensis isolate JA03-04 unplaced genomic scaffold, rAnoCar3.1.pri scaffold_7, whole genome shotgun sequence DNA encodes the following proteins:
- the cunh9orf78 gene encoding splicing factor C9orf78 homolog — protein MPAGKCFRRRRADSEEEEEEDEQHLTREVRLKLEEAKEVQSLRKRPNGVSAAALLVGEKLPEETTLVDDPFKVKTGGMVDMKKLKERGKDRISEEEDLNLGTSFSAETNRRDEDADMMKYIETELKKRKGIVESEERKVKAKNAEDCLYELPESIRVSSAKKTEEMLSNQMLSGIPEVDLGIEAKIKNIISTEEAKARLLAEQQNKKKDNETSFVPTNMAVNYVQHNRFYHEELNAPVRRNKEEPKARPLRVGDTEKPEPERSPPNHKRPPNEKATDDYHYEKFKKMNRRY, from the exons ATGCCGGCGGGGAAATGTTTCCGCCGGAGGAGAGCGGattccgaggaggaggaagaagaggacgaGCAGCACCTCACCCGGGAGGTCCG GTTGAAACTGGAGGAAGCCAAAGAAGTGCAGAGTCTGAGGAAGAGACCAAATGGTGTCAG TGCTGCTGCTTTGCTTGTGGGAGAAAAGCTACCGGAAGAGACAACTTTGGTG GACGATCCTTTTAAGGTCAAGACGGGTGGCATGGTGGACATGAAGAAGCTGAAAGAACGGGGCAAagacag GATCAGCGAGGAAGAGGATCTCAACCTTGGGACGTCCTTTTCGGCAGAGACGAACCGGAGGGACGAAGATGCCGACAT GATGAAGTACATTGAGACGGAGCTGAAGAAGCGCAAGGGCATCGTGGAGAGCGAGGAGCGGAAGGTGAAGGCCAAGAACGCGGAGGACTGTCTCTACGAGCTGCCCGAGAGCATCCGTGTATCTTCTGCCAAGAAGACCGAGGAGATGCTCTCCAACCAGATGCTCAGCGGCATCCCCGAAGTCGACCTCGGCATCGA GGCCAAGATCAAGAACATCATCTCCACGGAAGAGGCCAAAGCGCGGCTCCTGGCAGAGCAGCAGAACAAAAAGAAGGACAACGAGACCTCCTTCGTGCCCACAAACATGGCTGTCAACTACGTCCAGCACAATCGAT TTTACCATGAAGAACTGAATGCACCGGTGAGGAGGAATAAAGAGGAACCCAAAGCACGTCCGTTGCGGGTCGGAGATACGGAGAAGCCGGAACCAGAga GGTCTCCGCCGAACCACAAACGTCCTCCGAACGAAAAAGCGACTGACGATTATCATTACGAGAAATTCAAGAAGATGAACCGCCGCTATTGA